A region of the Vicinamibacteria bacterium genome:
GCCCGTTCGTCGAGGCCGATGTTGCTGTCCCCGTCCCGTGTCAAGATCACGTGAAGACCCAGTCTTTGCTGGAGCAGCGCTCTCAGCTGCCTTGCTATCGAGAGCACCACGTTCTTCTCGATGAGGCCACCGCCGCCTTCGGCACCGATCTCCGCACCGCCGTGCCCGGGGTCGATGGCCACGATTCTCACTCGCGCAGGCCCTCCCGGCCCTAGGGGGGGAACGTCCGTCCCGCCGGTCGCGTAGTCCGGAGAAAGCTCGATCGTTTCCAGCTCGGACGGCCCGCCCTCGCCAGTGTCTTTGCCGACCCGCTCGGAAGTCGGCCGGAGATCCTCCTGAATGATGTCGACGTCGGTCGAATGCACGGCGCCGGGCACATGGGCCTTCAACAGATCGAGCACCACGCCGTGCTCGGGATAGGTTCGCTCGAACGCTTTCAAAGTCCCGAACCATCTGCCCAGCCGGACGCTGACCTCGTAATGGCGCTCCTTCCGCTCGAGCTCGATCCGTTCGACGATGCCGTCGAGGATCTCTTCTCCGTCGAAATCCGTATCGAGATAGGGAGCTTGTATCGTCAGCAGGATTTCCCTGTCGGTCTGAGAGAGCTCGATCGGGACCCCGGGGCTGGTCACGACCTCGACGCGGGTGTAGGAGGGGTCGCGCTGGGAACGTACCTCGAGCCGCGGAAAACTCTCACCGAGAATGAGCAGACGTTCCCGGTCCCGATAGGTGACCGAAAGGGGGGAAAGCGAGGGCAGAACTCGTGACAGGAAATCCAGTGGAACGAACCACTCCCCCGCCACCAAACGGGGAACGCCCTGCAGCAGCACGGTCTTCCCACCCACGGGAACGAAGCTGCTCTCGTCGGAAATCCGCGCTACCGTACCTCGAGCCGAGAGCAGTACCGCTTTTTCCGAAGCGGGTCGAATCTCGGCGTCGATGAGCTCGGCAACCGCGCTCAGCGAGACCATCGGTTTTCCCGCGAACTCGCTGACCGGGAGAACGGAGCGCCCTTCCTCGGCAACAATCGTAATGTCCGCCGCCGGCGCCTGCGCGGCCAGGCTTCTGACATTAAGAACGAGGGCAATGCCCAACCAAACGGAGCGTCGCCAGCTTCTCGCCATGGGCTTTTGTTACTACTATTTAAAAGCTTAGCACAATGGGCGTTTTCCGTTCACTCGGAAACGAGCTCGGGTTTCTTGGTCGGATCGTGCTCGAGCACGTACTCACCGAGATGCGTGATCTGGTCCTCACCCATGAGATATCGAAGCGTATTCTTGAGCTTCGTGAGCTGGATGAACAGGTCGTGCTCCGGATAGACGCCTTGGGGCGACATCGGACTCTTGAAGTAGAACGACAGCCATTCCTGAATGCCCTTGAAGCCGGCCCGGGCAGCAAGGTCCGAGAACAGAGCGAGGTCCAGCACCAGGGGTGCCGCCAGGATCGAGTCGCGGCAGAGAAAGTCGACCTTGATCTGCATCGGGTAGCCGAGCCATCCGAAGATGTCGATATTGTCCCACCCTTCCTTGTTGTCGCCTCGCGGAGGGTAATAGTTGATGCGGACCTTGTGATAGAACTTGTCGTAGAGGTCGGGGTAGAGCTCCGGCTGGAGGATGTACTCGAGAACCGAGAGTTTCGACTCCTCCTTGGTCTTGAACGAGCCAGGATCGTCCAAGACTTCGCCATCCCGATTTCCGAGGATGTTCGACGAGAACCAACCCGAAAGACCCAACATTCGCGCTTTCAGGCCGGGCGCCAGAATCGTCTTGAGCAGAGTCTGGCCGGTCTTGAAGTCCTTTCCTCCAATGGGCACCCCGAGCTCGTACGAAAGCTGGGTGAGCGCCGGAACATCCACTGTCAAGTTGGGCGCGCCATTGAAGTAAGGAACCCCGCACTTGAGGGCGGCGTAGGCGTAGATCATCGACGGGGCAATCTCGGGCGAGCTCTCCTTCAGTCCTCTTTCGAACGCGGCGACGTCCTCGTGAACCTCGTTCCTCGCCAGATAGGTTTCCGTCGAAGCACACCAAATCATCGTCGCCCGTGAACAACCCGTCGTCCTCTTGACCTCGTCGATGTCCTCCATGAGCTGCTCGGCGAGATCCATCTTGCTCTTGCCCGCCTTGACGTGGGTTCCGTGGAGCTTCTTGACGAAGCTCTGATCGAAAACCGCCTTCATCGGCCGCACCGCTTCCAAATCGGCGCGCAGCTCGTTCAACAGAGCGCGCTCGAGCACCCCGGCGGTGACGGCAGACAGATAGCCGTCCTCTTCGAAAATATCCCACGCCGCGAACGACAGGTCCTCTAGGGACGCAAGCGGCACGAAATCCGTGATGCGCGGCGCTCGCTTCTCCGTTCGTTTGCCCAGGCGGATCGTGCCCATCTGAGTCAGCGAGCCGATGGGCTTGGCCAGCCCTCGTCTCACGGCCTGGATGCCGGCTATGAAAGTCGTGCTCACCGCCCCGAGGCCGGGCAGGAGGACGACGAGCCCACCCTCGGGAGGGGCTATCTCGAATCGCGGTTGCTCTTTCATCATATGGAGACTCCTTGAACGATGGCCGTGGGCTTGCCTCGCTCCATCTCCCGCGCCGTGCCGCCGTCGCGCGGCCGGTCACCGGGGGCGTGAGATTGTGACGCAACTCCCGGGGACGCGCAAGCAATGTTGATATACTCGGGTGCGTGAAGATATCCACCGACCGCTGCGTCGCTTGCGGGAACTGCATCCCGGTCTGCCCCGTCGGCGCAATCGACATCGACCCCTCGATCCGCCGAGCGGTAGTCGATCAGGAACGCTGCGTGGAATGCTTCACCTGCTACCGCGGACTGTCCACCGAACACCTCAACCCGACGCTCGTTCGCACGATACGTACCGTGCTGGGCTGGGTGAGGGTCCGTTTCGACCCCGAGCCCGACGTGTGTCCCACTGCCGCCATCGAGCCACAGGAGCTCTCGTGGCCACGCATCGTGAGACGCGCCTTCAGCGATCCGCTCGTCCCTCATGAGAGTACGGGGATCCACGGGCGTGGCACCGAAGAAGTCAAGACGAACGACGTGACGCATCGAGTCGCCGAGGGGGAAGCCGGTTTTACTATCGAGTTCGGCCGTCCGACGGTGTCCGCGAGCTTCCGTGACATCTCCGCACTCACCGAGGCGCTCGCCGGGGCGGGCGTCGAGTTCGAGGCCAACAATCCGGTCACCCACCTGATGACGGACAAGAAGACGGGACGCATTCGCGAGGACGTCCTCGACGAGCGCGTGCTCTCTGCCATTGTAGAGATCAAGACGACCATGGACCGCGTTCCCGAGATCCTCGAGACCGCGACCGAAGCCGCCAAGAAGATCGACACCATCGTCTCGATCGGGGTCTCCACACGCTGCGACGACGAAGGCCGCAGTGCTCTCGAGGACGTGCTCCACGACGAGGGTTTTGCTTTTTGGCGGGGAAAGACGAACCTCGGCCTCGGCCGCCGTCCACAGGTCACTCGGGCAACGTGACGAACACGCTACACCGATACGGCGCGCCCCAAACCCTTGCGGACGACTACATCGTGTTCGCCATGGCCGCCCGCGGCGTGAACGACGAGGGCTCGGTGGAGAAATTCCGCACGTTCCTCGAGATCGCTCGCCGTCACCGGCCGGTGAACCTGGGCGATGCTACCCAGGGTGGAGTATACCGTGCTTCGAAGAAGCTGAATCCGCTTGCCCATTGGTTCCGTAGAGACGAGCGCGACCCGGATTCGCTGGTGCGTAACGTGAACCAGCCTACGGTCGTCTCAGCCGTCTTCGACAACCCGGAGTCGCTCGAAGGCTTTCTCGGGGATATCCGCGAGGCCGACCTCGGACTATCCATCAACATCAGCGCTCTCACCGACCGCGCCGACGAGATCGCGCGAAGAGCGGGGATCACTCGTCACAGCGTCGAGTATTCGCTCGGGTTCTTCGGAGCGCTCGACAAGCTCCCCGACCGCGCCACTCTCACGCTGGCGACGATGTGCGGACACGGGATGATTTCCTTCAATTTCGCGAAGAAGATGATCGACTGGGTCAAGGAGGGACGCCGCACTCCGGAGTCCGCATCGACCTACATGGCGCGGTTTTGCACTTGCGGCATCTTCAACACGACGCGCTCCTGTCGCGTCCTTCGCGATTGTGCCAATCGTTAGTGAAAGTTGAATGGGCGCGGCCTCGTCTCGAGCCCTCCGACTCGCCCGGTTTCGAGACGATCGCGTCTCCCTGCGTCGAGTCGGATCGACCCTGGATCCTTTTCGTCGGGAATGAGGCCGAAGCGCTCGACGCCGCGGCGCGCCAGGAAATTGGCGTTCGCGAGTACGGGCCGGTGCTCGCACCTCCCGAA
Encoded here:
- a CDS encoding N-acetylmuramoyl-L-alanine amidase, which produces MARSWRRSVWLGIALVLNVRSLAAQAPAADITIVAEEGRSVLPVSEFAGKPMVSLSAVAELIDAEIRPASEKAVLLSARGTVARISDESSFVPVGGKTVLLQGVPRLVAGEWFVPLDFLSRVLPSLSPLSVTYRDRERLLILGESFPRLEVRSQRDPSYTRVEVVTSPGVPIELSQTDREILLTIQAPYLDTDFDGEEILDGIVERIELERKERHYEVSVRLGRWFGTLKAFERTYPEHGVVLDLLKAHVPGAVHSTDVDIIQEDLRPTSERVGKDTGEGGPSELETIELSPDYATGGTDVPPLGPGGPARVRIVAIDPGHGGAEIGAEGGGGLIEKNVVLSIARQLRALLQQRLGLHVILTRDGDSNIGLDERAAIANNNKADLFISIHADASPRRDARGSSVYFLSYSSSGSGPSGSVAPVRGGTFSNGSELDFILWDMAQASHLSRSSQLAEILQEELQATTGGGKVNRGIKQNTFRVLKGATMPAVLVELGFISNPEEEDLLGTGEYQEHLAEALYRGVLRYKDAYEQEPRANQSVSSRDQP
- a CDS encoding inositol-3-phosphate synthase encodes the protein MMKEQPRFEIAPPEGGLVVLLPGLGAVSTTFIAGIQAVRRGLAKPIGSLTQMGTIRLGKRTEKRAPRITDFVPLASLEDLSFAAWDIFEEDGYLSAVTAGVLERALLNELRADLEAVRPMKAVFDQSFVKKLHGTHVKAGKSKMDLAEQLMEDIDEVKRTTGCSRATMIWCASTETYLARNEVHEDVAAFERGLKESSPEIAPSMIYAYAALKCGVPYFNGAPNLTVDVPALTQLSYELGVPIGGKDFKTGQTLLKTILAPGLKARMLGLSGWFSSNILGNRDGEVLDDPGSFKTKEESKLSVLEYILQPELYPDLYDKFYHKVRINYYPPRGDNKEGWDNIDIFGWLGYPMQIKVDFLCRDSILAAPLVLDLALFSDLAARAGFKGIQEWLSFYFKSPMSPQGVYPEHDLFIQLTKLKNTLRYLMGEDQITHLGEYVLEHDPTKKPELVSE
- a CDS encoding 4Fe-4S dicluster domain-containing protein; the protein is MKISTDRCVACGNCIPVCPVGAIDIDPSIRRAVVDQERCVECFTCYRGLSTEHLNPTLVRTIRTVLGWVRVRFDPEPDVCPTAAIEPQELSWPRIVRRAFSDPLVPHESTGIHGRGTEEVKTNDVTHRVAEGEAGFTIEFGRPTVSASFRDISALTEALAGAGVEFEANNPVTHLMTDKKTGRIREDVLDERVLSAIVEIKTTMDRVPEILETATEAAKKIDTIVSIGVSTRCDDEGRSALEDVLHDEGFAFWRGKTNLGLGRRPQVTRAT